From the Halorhabdus utahensis DSM 12940 genome, one window contains:
- a CDS encoding DUF7124 domain-containing protein: MDADADGEMTLAFDIDALQHLAHPDTVFSDARQWSKYVGIVSEEPTYVVTNFARKHRIRQDFFSGPRGRAESFETIKDQFETPRYVYVGTDEVAAEAARSNGWEYLDVEDAAEAAEWELGEPEVPSAEDTAETRDDWP, translated from the coding sequence ATGGACGCTGACGCCGACGGCGAGATGACGCTTGCGTTCGACATCGACGCCCTACAACACCTGGCACATCCGGATACAGTGTTCAGTGATGCTCGCCAGTGGAGCAAGTACGTGGGCATCGTCTCCGAAGAGCCGACCTACGTCGTGACGAACTTCGCCCGGAAACACCGGATCCGCCAGGACTTCTTCTCCGGGCCTCGCGGGCGTGCGGAGAGCTTCGAGACGATCAAAGACCAGTTCGAAACTCCCCGATACGTCTACGTCGGCACTGACGAGGTGGCTGCGGAGGCGGCCCGGTCGAACGGGTGGGAATATCTCGACGTCGAGGACGCCGCCGAGGCAGCCGAGTGGGAACTCGGCGAACCCGAAGTCCCCTCGGCCGAAGACACCGCCGAGACGCGCGATGATTGGCCCTGA
- a CDS encoding DUF5815 family protein produces MATPRVPSDEDRLELPCGETVDIHTFDMGRREFECHCGQSHALVMDVHPLTRFLPSFLVDTLAETVEPSGEAEQLGTGHLMGIVMEEFPDDIVAKDVEDDGAIGCGLLWVSEFDSRRLHEIVVELVVDLMEHAISHAEDDTARETFEEDMREFDVGTFVDAYRAERDFDGDNDTPV; encoded by the coding sequence ATGGCTACCCCCCGCGTTCCGAGCGACGAGGACCGGCTGGAACTTCCGTGTGGCGAGACCGTAGACATCCATACTTTCGACATGGGTCGGCGCGAATTCGAGTGTCACTGCGGTCAGTCCCACGCCCTCGTGATGGACGTTCATCCGCTGACCAGGTTCCTGCCGTCGTTTCTCGTCGACACTCTGGCCGAGACTGTCGAACCGAGTGGGGAGGCGGAACAACTCGGGACGGGCCACCTGATGGGCATCGTCATGGAGGAATTTCCCGACGACATAGTCGCGAAGGACGTCGAGGACGATGGGGCGATCGGGTGTGGGCTGCTGTGGGTATCCGAATTCGATTCGCGTCGGCTCCACGAGATCGTGGTCGAACTCGTCGTCGACCTCATGGAACACGCGATCAGCCACGCCGAAGACGACACAGCGCGGGAAACGTTCGAGGAAGACATGCGTGAGTTCGACGTGGGAACGTTCGTCGATGCGTACCGTGCCGAACGCGACTTCGACGGGGACAACGATACCCCCGTCTAA
- a CDS encoding flippase activity-associated protein Agl23 translates to MRSVIDRLEVREPRRAITLVVFVALVARLVALDVRIAHWDEGRVGYWILHTAATGWWEYRPIIHGPFVQHVTRWTFEIGGVSDFTMRLPVALIGSALPATALLFRSRLRDVETIALGVVLAANPLLLYYSRFMRSDVPVAAFVFVTFGALVAAVDLDRRRYLHLAAIAFALSLTVKENAILYPVSWLGAGTLLALSRLADDHYGNGDPRKTLQRWARAIRRRAWAWRRSLIVLPVEILAVFVFFYAPRSPKTDVGLWSAVADPTLLPGVVRHATLGSMGEIADLWLSPSIRGHAYGPYLAHFVIVLAVAAAATAVFAALAVRWQPRPIVTFCGWWALSGVVGYPYVADVKAPWLAVHVVIALAIPAAIGLVATVDRIRKARVERRQLEAIGLAALLVSSGGFVIASAGLTTFQQPPHELNIVAQGGQPSGDLRPIIEDMQAVAAHNEGTDVLYYGNLSIRDEARADHPPVPPRWFNRLPLPWYTERANATVDSVDTVADIAADPPPVVIAESDARSDVGGALDGYAVREEAILIRPGPRTISVVGFEYHLGGKSLAFYIDREALSAATAGHEGDTR, encoded by the coding sequence GTGCGTAGCGTCATCGATCGGCTGGAGGTACGAGAGCCGCGGCGAGCGATCACACTCGTCGTGTTCGTCGCGCTCGTGGCCCGACTCGTCGCGCTCGACGTGCGGATCGCCCACTGGGACGAGGGTCGAGTGGGGTACTGGATCCTCCACACGGCCGCCACCGGGTGGTGGGAATACCGGCCGATCATCCATGGCCCGTTCGTCCAGCACGTCACCCGGTGGACCTTCGAGATCGGCGGCGTCTCGGATTTCACGATGCGGCTGCCGGTGGCCCTGATCGGGAGCGCGCTTCCGGCGACAGCGTTGCTGTTTCGATCACGGCTTCGCGATGTCGAGACGATCGCCCTCGGTGTCGTCCTCGCGGCGAACCCACTCCTGCTCTATTACTCGCGGTTCATGCGCAGCGACGTCCCGGTCGCCGCCTTCGTGTTCGTCACGTTCGGCGCGCTGGTGGCTGCCGTTGATCTGGACCGTCGACGCTATCTTCACCTCGCCGCAATCGCGTTCGCCCTTTCGCTCACCGTCAAGGAGAACGCGATCCTCTACCCGGTCTCGTGGCTCGGAGCCGGCACGCTCCTGGCTCTCTCCCGACTCGCCGACGATCACTACGGCAATGGAGATCCGAGGAAGACACTGCAAAGATGGGCGCGTGCCATCCGCCGCCGCGCGTGGGCCTGGCGACGGAGTCTCATCGTGCTCCCCGTCGAGATCCTTGCGGTGTTCGTGTTCTTCTACGCACCACGCTCGCCGAAGACGGACGTTGGCCTCTGGAGTGCAGTGGCCGACCCGACATTGCTCCCCGGCGTCGTACGGCACGCCACACTCGGATCGATGGGGGAGATCGCGGACCTCTGGTTGTCACCGAGCATCCGTGGGCACGCGTACGGTCCGTATCTCGCGCACTTTGTGATCGTGCTCGCCGTCGCGGCCGCCGCGACCGCTGTCTTCGCGGCCCTGGCAGTTCGGTGGCAACCACGACCCATCGTGACGTTCTGTGGCTGGTGGGCGCTGTCGGGCGTCGTCGGCTATCCATACGTCGCTGACGTCAAAGCGCCGTGGCTCGCCGTCCACGTCGTGATCGCGCTGGCGATCCCCGCCGCCATCGGGCTCGTCGCCACCGTCGACCGAATCCGAAAAGCTCGCGTCGAGCGCCGCCAACTCGAAGCGATCGGTTTGGCCGCATTGCTCGTCTCTTCGGGCGGCTTCGTCATTGCCTCGGCCGGGCTAACGACCTTTCAGCAGCCGCCTCACGAACTGAACATCGTCGCACAGGGCGGACAGCCGAGTGGCGACCTCCGTCCAATAATCGAGGACATGCAGGCGGTCGCAGCCCACAATGAGGGGACAGACGTTCTCTACTACGGCAACCTCTCGATCAGGGACGAAGCTCGGGCGGATCACCCACCTGTCCCGCCACGCTGGTTCAACCGGCTGCCGTTACCGTGGTACACCGAACGGGCAAACGCCACGGTCGACAGTGTCGACACTGTCGCGGACATCGCCGCTGATCCACCACCCGTCGTGATCGCCGAGAGTGACGCACGATCGGACGTCGGTGGGGCACTCGATGGCTACGCCGTGCGCGAGGAGGCGATCCTGATCCGGCCCGGCCCGCGGACGATCAGCGTCGTCGGATTCGAGTACCATCTCGGGGGAAAATCACTGGCATTCTATATCGATCGAGAGGCCCTGTCAGCTGCGACGGCCGGTCACGAGGGTGACACTCGCTGA
- the carB gene encoding carbamoyl-phosphate synthase large subunit, which yields MTADDQPTILLIGSGPIQIGQAAEFDYSGAQACRALQEEGARVVLVNSNPATIMTDPEMADEVYLEPINTEAIAEIIRKEEPDGVIAGLGGQTGLNVTAELAEEGVLEEHDVDVMGTPLDTIYATEDREQFRKRMEKIGEPVPASTTIKSMDEVEAAVEEVGGLPVIMRTTYTLGGAGSGVIGDMDELKEATRKGLRLSRDDRVMITESIDGWIELEYEVMRDADDSCIIICNMENLDPMGIHTGESMVVTPSQVIPDEGHQEMRDTALKVIRELEIHGGCNIQFAWRDDGSPGGEYRVVEVNPRVSRSSALASKATGYPIARVTAKVAMGKRLHEIENEITGETTAAFEPAIDYVVTKIPRWPIDKFRDVDFELGPAMKSTGEAMSIGRTFEESLLKALRSTEYDPAVNWTEVSDDELESEYLVRPSPDRPYAMFEAFERGYSVETVSELTEIREWYVERYKRIADAADAASAGELDIAAEAGFTNHEVATLASGGAFDDTHASWLPDRLLDERGVVSDDGEATPQTDGGGVSVADVEDAAPARSFKQVDTCAGEFEASTPYYYSAREPLSGLERNEVQVDPEIESVVVVGGGPIRIGQGVEFDYCSVHAVRALEEIGIDAHVVNNNPETVSTDYDTSDGLFFEPITAEEVADVVEETGADGVMVQFGGQTSVDIGHPLEAELDRRGLDCEVMGTSVDAMDLAEDRDRFNRLMDDLGIAQAEGGTATSEAEALELARDIGYPVLVRPSYVLGGRAMEVVYNDDDLKTYIEEAVRVSPDKPILVDDFLADAIELDVDAVADGDDILIGGVMEHVETAGVHSGDSACMIPPRSDEIENVMPRIREVTEQIAGALETVGLMNVQLAVRDGEVYVLEANPRSSRTVPFVSKATGVPIAKLAAKVMAGANLDELDVAEQQPEQVSVKEVVLPFDRLPGSDPRLGPEMKSTGEVMGTAGSFGKAYQKAQMAVDKPIPLSGTAIVDLPIVGFEEHFETLDLDDFDSQAELEAALRDGEIDLVISRNRDVLEVCVEESTTYFSTIASGKAALEAIESDDQPLSVQDVATRPKTTRKWGDN from the coding sequence ATGACAGCCGACGACCAACCGACGATCCTGTTGATCGGGAGCGGCCCGATCCAGATCGGCCAGGCCGCAGAGTTCGACTACTCCGGCGCACAGGCGTGTCGCGCGCTCCAGGAGGAAGGCGCACGCGTCGTCCTGGTCAACTCGAACCCGGCGACGATCATGACCGACCCCGAGATGGCCGACGAGGTCTATCTCGAACCGATCAATACCGAAGCCATTGCCGAGATCATCCGCAAGGAGGAACCCGACGGCGTGATCGCGGGTCTGGGCGGCCAGACCGGGCTCAACGTCACCGCGGAGCTCGCTGAAGAGGGTGTCCTCGAGGAACACGACGTCGACGTTATGGGGACGCCGCTGGATACCATCTACGCGACCGAGGACCGCGAGCAGTTCCGAAAGCGGATGGAGAAGATCGGCGAGCCGGTCCCCGCCTCGACGACGATCAAGAGCATGGACGAGGTCGAGGCGGCCGTCGAAGAAGTGGGTGGCCTCCCCGTCATCATGCGGACAACCTACACGCTCGGTGGCGCGGGATCGGGCGTCATCGGCGACATGGACGAACTCAAGGAAGCCACACGCAAGGGCCTGCGCCTCTCCCGGGACGACCGCGTGATGATCACCGAGTCCATCGACGGTTGGATCGAACTCGAGTACGAGGTGATGCGCGACGCCGATGACTCCTGTATCATCATCTGCAACATGGAGAACCTGGATCCGATGGGGATCCACACCGGGGAGTCGATGGTCGTCACTCCCTCTCAGGTCATCCCCGACGAGGGCCACCAGGAGATGCGCGACACGGCGCTGAAGGTGATCCGCGAACTCGAGATCCACGGCGGCTGTAACATCCAGTTCGCCTGGCGCGACGATGGCTCGCCCGGCGGCGAGTACCGCGTCGTCGAGGTCAACCCCCGCGTCTCTCGCTCGTCGGCACTTGCGTCAAAAGCGACGGGCTACCCGATCGCCCGCGTGACCGCGAAGGTCGCGATGGGCAAGCGCCTCCACGAGATCGAAAACGAGATCACCGGCGAGACCACCGCGGCCTTCGAACCGGCCATCGACTACGTCGTCACGAAGATCCCGCGGTGGCCGATCGACAAGTTCCGCGACGTCGACTTCGAACTCGGGCCGGCGATGAAGTCGACCGGCGAGGCGATGTCGATCGGCCGGACGTTCGAGGAGAGTCTGTTGAAGGCGCTACGCTCGACAGAATACGACCCTGCAGTCAACTGGACCGAGGTCAGCGACGACGAACTCGAATCGGAGTACCTCGTCCGCCCGTCGCCTGACCGGCCATACGCGATGTTCGAGGCCTTCGAACGCGGCTATTCGGTCGAGACGGTCTCGGAACTGACCGAGATCCGCGAGTGGTACGTCGAACGCTACAAACGGATCGCCGATGCCGCCGACGCCGCCAGTGCGGGCGAACTCGATATCGCGGCCGAGGCCGGATTCACCAACCACGAAGTCGCGACGCTCGCCAGCGGCGGTGCGTTCGACGACACGCACGCCTCCTGGTTGCCAGACCGTCTCCTCGACGAGCGTGGCGTGGTCAGCGACGACGGGGAGGCGACGCCACAGACCGACGGCGGCGGCGTCAGTGTCGCGGACGTCGAAGACGCCGCCCCCGCCCGCTCGTTCAAACAGGTCGACACCTGCGCGGGCGAGTTCGAGGCCTCGACGCCGTACTACTACTCGGCTCGCGAACCTCTCTCGGGGCTGGAGCGCAACGAAGTCCAGGTCGATCCGGAGATCGAGAGCGTCGTGGTCGTCGGCGGCGGCCCGATCCGGATCGGGCAGGGCGTCGAGTTCGACTACTGTTCGGTCCACGCCGTCCGTGCCTTAGAGGAGATCGGTATCGACGCCCACGTCGTCAACAACAACCCCGAGACGGTTTCGACAGACTACGACACGTCCGACGGCCTGTTCTTCGAGCCGATCACCGCCGAAGAGGTCGCCGACGTGGTCGAGGAGACCGGGGCCGACGGCGTGATGGTCCAGTTCGGCGGTCAGACGTCGGTCGACATCGGCCATCCACTGGAGGCCGAACTCGACCGCCGCGGACTCGACTGTGAGGTCATGGGGACCTCGGTCGACGCGATGGACCTCGCGGAGGATCGCGACCGGTTCAACCGTCTGATGGACGATCTGGGCATCGCCCAGGCGGAGGGTGGGACGGCGACCAGCGAAGCCGAGGCGCTCGAACTCGCGCGTGACATCGGTTACCCGGTGCTCGTCCGGCCGAGCTACGTGCTCGGTGGGCGGGCCATGGAAGTCGTCTACAACGACGACGACCTCAAGACGTACATCGAGGAGGCCGTCCGGGTGAGTCCGGACAAGCCGATCCTCGTCGACGACTTCCTCGCGGACGCCATCGAACTCGACGTCGACGCCGTGGCCGACGGCGACGATATTCTCATCGGCGGTGTCATGGAACACGTCGAGACCGCCGGTGTTCACTCAGGTGACTCGGCGTGTATGATCCCCCCACGTAGCGACGAGATCGAGAACGTCATGCCGCGGATCCGTGAGGTGACCGAACAGATCGCCGGCGCCTTAGAGACGGTCGGACTCATGAACGTCCAGCTCGCGGTCCGGGACGGTGAAGTCTACGTCCTCGAAGCGAATCCACGCTCCTCACGGACGGTTCCGTTCGTCTCGAAAGCGACGGGCGTCCCGATCGCCAAGCTGGCTGCGAAAGTAATGGCGGGTGCGAATCTCGACGAGCTCGACGTCGCCGAGCAACAGCCCGAGCAGGTCAGCGTCAAGGAAGTCGTCCTGCCGTTCGATCGCCTCCCGGGTTCGGACCCGCGTCTCGGCCCCGAGATGAAGTCCACGGGTGAAGTCATGGGTACGGCCGGGAGCTTCGGGAAGGCCTACCAGAAGGCCCAAATGGCGGTCGACAAGCCGATCCCGCTTTCGGGCACTGCCATCGTCGATCTGCCGATCGTCGGCTTCGAGGAACACTTCGAGACGCTTGATCTCGATGACTTCGACTCCCAGGCCGAGCTCGAGGCTGCACTGCGGGACGGCGAAATCGATCTCGTGATCTCCCGGAATCGTGACGTTCTCGAAGTGTGTGTCGAGGAGTCGACTACCTACTTCTCCACGATCGCAAGCGGTAAGGCGGCCCTCGAGGCTATCGAGTCGGACGACCAGCCGCTGTCGGTCCAGGACGTCGCGACCCGTCCGAAAACGACTCGGAAGTGGGGCGACAACTGA
- the map gene encoding type II methionyl aminopeptidase, whose translation MSDVDFSVEKYEKHRHAGEILAEVRDEAAERVEVGVSHLEIAEWAEDRIRELGGKPAFPVNISIDEEAAHATPSIDDEATFGEELVNLDIGVSIDGWLADTAVTVNLSGHDELTEASEEALDAALEIVEPGVETGEIGRVVEETIDGYGFNPVVNLTGHGLGQYEQHTEPNIPNRAVSQSATLSAGDVVAIEPFATDGAGKVREGSDEEIFALDREGSVRNRRARQALEQITEEFKTLPFATRWLDVKRPSMALKRLKRNDIVHGYPVLKEEAGKYVSQKEHTIIVTDDGCEVTTRSR comes from the coding sequence ATGAGCGACGTGGACTTTTCGGTCGAGAAGTACGAGAAACACAGGCATGCGGGCGAAATCCTGGCGGAAGTACGCGATGAGGCCGCCGAACGCGTCGAAGTCGGTGTGAGCCATCTCGAAATCGCCGAGTGGGCCGAAGACCGGATCCGCGAGTTAGGCGGGAAACCGGCCTTCCCGGTCAACATTAGCATCGACGAGGAAGCGGCCCACGCGACACCCAGTATCGACGACGAGGCGACCTTCGGCGAAGAACTGGTGAACCTCGACATCGGCGTGAGCATCGACGGCTGGCTCGCCGATACGGCGGTGACGGTCAACCTGTCCGGCCACGACGAACTCACCGAGGCGTCGGAAGAAGCACTCGATGCGGCCCTCGAGATCGTCGAGCCGGGCGTCGAGACCGGCGAGATCGGCCGGGTCGTCGAGGAGACCATCGACGGCTACGGCTTCAATCCGGTCGTCAACCTCACCGGCCACGGACTCGGCCAGTACGAACAGCACACCGAGCCCAACATCCCGAACCGAGCAGTCTCCCAGAGTGCGACCCTGTCGGCCGGTGATGTCGTCGCCATCGAACCGTTCGCCACCGACGGCGCAGGCAAGGTTCGGGAAGGCAGCGACGAGGAGATCTTCGCACTCGACCGGGAGGGGTCGGTTCGTAACCGCCGCGCGCGTCAGGCGCTCGAACAGATCACCGAGGAGTTCAAGACGCTGCCCTTCGCCACCCGATGGCTTGATGTCAAACGGCCGTCCATGGCACTCAAGCGGCTGAAGCGAAACGACATCGTCCACGGCTATCCTGTGCTCAAAGAGGAAGCCGGAAAATACGTCAGCCAGAAGGAACACACGATCATCGTGACCGACGACGGCTGTGAGGTCACGACCCGGAGCCGATGA
- a CDS encoding IS200/IS605 family transposase: protein MKRTNTFAVRPLSDNGERLLRDLLDASAALWNEVNYGRLMRYNDEGGYENEDVWDADTGRLEGKYKGVLGASTAQQVIRKNSEAWRGFFENKKAYHDESDTSVTEHPEPPGFWGNKDEGRKLHTVIRNTSYTVEWGDRSRLEILVGSELKDRYDHTGRLRLEITGDPNWPEYEKQGRLDLWYDETDSTFRASQPVTVSDEIRDTPLADEKAALDIGANNLVACTTTTGKQYLYEGRELFQRFRDTTREIARLQSKLDEGRYSSKRIRRLYQKRTRRRDHAQEALCRDLLERLYAEGVDTLYIGGLTDVLDTHWSVETNAKTHNFWAFKQFTERLVCTAEEYGITVEVRSEAWTSQECPQCGSTDRTTRHQDTLTCPCGFEGHADLTASETFLERHTEEAVRPMARPVRFEWDDHDWSESPRSHRPKEQRTDPSTVHRDGNVASGES from the coding sequence GTGAAGCGTACCAACACGTTCGCCGTGCGACCGCTTTCCGACAATGGAGAGCGACTGCTACGGGACTTGTTGGACGCTTCCGCCGCTCTCTGGAACGAGGTTAACTACGGACGCCTCATGCGGTACAACGACGAAGGCGGCTACGAAAACGAAGACGTGTGGGACGCCGATACAGGCCGACTCGAAGGCAAATACAAAGGCGTCCTCGGTGCGTCCACCGCCCAACAGGTGATACGGAAGAACTCCGAAGCATGGCGCGGATTCTTCGAGAACAAGAAAGCGTATCACGACGAGTCGGATACGTCCGTCACTGAACACCCGGAACCACCGGGATTCTGGGGCAACAAAGACGAGGGCCGCAAACTCCATACCGTCATCCGCAACACGTCGTACACCGTCGAATGGGGCGATCGCTCCCGACTCGAAATACTGGTCGGGAGTGAATTGAAAGACCGATACGACCACACTGGGCGTCTCCGTCTGGAAATCACTGGCGACCCGAACTGGCCCGAGTACGAGAAACAGGGTCGGTTAGACCTGTGGTACGACGAGACTGATAGCACGTTCAGGGCTTCGCAACCCGTGACTGTTTCTGACGAGATACGGGATACTCCACTGGCCGATGAAAAGGCCGCTCTGGACATTGGTGCAAACAATCTCGTCGCCTGTACCACCACAACCGGTAAGCAATATCTGTACGAGGGCCGCGAGTTGTTCCAGCGATTCCGCGACACGACGCGAGAAATCGCCCGGTTACAGTCGAAACTCGATGAAGGGCGATACAGTAGCAAGCGTATCCGGCGGCTGTACCAGAAACGGACTCGTCGCCGGGACCACGCTCAGGAAGCGTTGTGTCGTGACCTGTTGGAACGACTGTACGCCGAAGGCGTGGACACACTGTATATCGGCGGGTTGACCGACGTACTGGACACGCATTGGTCGGTCGAGACAAACGCCAAGACCCATAACTTCTGGGCATTCAAGCAATTCACCGAGCGACTGGTCTGTACTGCCGAAGAATACGGTATCACGGTAGAAGTCCGGTCAGAGGCGTGGACCAGTCAGGAATGCCCGCAGTGTGGTTCGACAGACCGAACGACACGGCATCAGGACACACTCACCTGTCCGTGTGGGTTCGAGGGGCACGCCGACCTTACAGCGTCGGAAACATTCCTAGAGCGGCACACAGAGGAAGCGGTCAGGCCGATGGCACGGCCCGTGCGGTTTGAGTGGGACGACCACGACTGGTCGGAGTCACCACGCTCTCACCGTCCCAAAGAACAGCGCACAGACCCGAGTACCGTCCACCGTGACGGGAATGTTGCCTCCGGCGAGTCGTAG
- a CDS encoding DUF7835 family putative zinc beta-ribbon protein codes for MATANQTANTRTEYCPSCERNRPHGVSIRLHTENEASANAAYSREPYRVAVCQSCGHRTERRMNDA; via the coding sequence ATGGCGACTGCCAATCAGACGGCAAATACCCGTACCGAGTACTGTCCGTCCTGTGAGCGCAACCGGCCCCACGGCGTCTCGATCAGGCTGCACACAGAAAACGAGGCGTCGGCGAACGCCGCCTATTCCCGTGAGCCATATCGCGTCGCTGTGTGTCAGTCCTGCGGCCATCGGACTGAACGTCGAATGAACGACGCTTGA
- a CDS encoding HIT family protein, protein MDQVFAPWRIEWVERSEKNPDVDACIFCELPGWDDDRTNRLIAENDHAYVLLNNYPYNPGHAMVIPRTHTGAYGDLDDEELLAHAHLKQRTIDAMDAAFDPDGYNVGLNLGGSAAGGSIDDHLHTHVVPRWEGDNNFMAVVSETKVIVEALEDSYERLHDAFADQSGAIVTDPDDAISFS, encoded by the coding sequence ATGGATCAGGTTTTCGCCCCGTGGCGTATCGAGTGGGTCGAACGCTCCGAGAAGAATCCGGACGTCGATGCGTGTATCTTCTGTGAGCTTCCGGGGTGGGACGACGACCGAACGAACCGCCTCATCGCCGAGAACGACCACGCCTACGTGCTTCTCAACAACTACCCGTACAATCCCGGTCACGCGATGGTGATCCCGCGCACACATACCGGCGCCTACGGCGATCTCGACGACGAGGAACTGCTGGCTCACGCCCACCTCAAACAACGAACGATCGACGCCATGGACGCCGCGTTCGATCCCGACGGCTACAACGTCGGCCTGAATCTCGGCGGGAGTGCGGCCGGCGGCTCGATCGACGACCACCTCCACACCCACGTCGTCCCCCGCTGGGAGGGCGACAACAACTTCATGGCTGTCGTCTCCGAGACGAAAGTCATCGTCGAAGCACTCGAGGATTCCTACGAGCGGCTGCACGATGCCTTTGCCGATCAGTCCGGGGCGATCGTCACTGATCCCGACGACGCGATCTCGTTTTCGTGA
- a CDS encoding DUF7557 family protein, which produces MSRTIELDDELVERMEPYLEDDETIAEFVEELVAIYEQEGRFTDQGL; this is translated from the coding sequence ATGTCACGCACGATAGAACTCGACGACGAACTGGTCGAACGGATGGAACCCTATCTGGAGGACGACGAAACGATCGCTGAGTTCGTCGAGGAGCTGGTGGCCATCTACGAGCAGGAAGGTCGGTTCACCGATCAAGGGTTGTGA
- a CDS encoding cation diffusion facilitator family transporter translates to MTRRRTLRRVGLLLFGANLALFVAKGVVAVETGSLAVQSEAINSLADTVYSLVIVGGLYLTTRPPDFEHPHGHERIEPFVSLFVAAGIFLAGGAVIYQSGTALLAGDIESLRSPAAIGVLVVSIGAKLALYRYCLAVGRTWQSPALVATALDNRNDVLTAGAALAGVIGAAVGAPILDPLAALVVAIGILHTGVEVVRDNVNYLVGAAPPDELRKEILRTALDHPDVKGAHDVIAHYVGPEIDVSLHVEVEGHRTLREAHDIESAVVQSVEELQQVDDAFVHVDPKELGEWKTDEAVDQLVETTEETTDRADDGR, encoded by the coding sequence ATGACTCGTCGCCGGACGCTTCGACGCGTCGGTCTATTGTTGTTCGGAGCGAACCTGGCGCTGTTCGTGGCCAAAGGCGTCGTCGCCGTCGAGACCGGCAGTCTCGCCGTCCAGTCCGAAGCGATCAACAGCCTCGCCGACACCGTCTATTCGCTGGTTATTGTCGGCGGACTCTACCTGACGACGCGGCCGCCGGACTTCGAACATCCCCACGGTCACGAGCGGATCGAGCCGTTCGTCTCGCTGTTCGTGGCTGCCGGCATCTTCCTGGCCGGCGGCGCGGTGATTTACCAGTCAGGGACAGCATTGCTTGCCGGTGACATCGAGTCGTTGCGGAGCCCAGCGGCCATCGGCGTTCTCGTGGTCTCCATCGGCGCGAAACTCGCCCTCTATCGGTACTGTCTGGCCGTCGGACGAACGTGGCAATCGCCGGCGCTGGTCGCGACCGCCCTGGATAACCGCAACGACGTGCTGACCGCCGGTGCCGCCCTGGCTGGCGTCATCGGTGCAGCCGTCGGGGCACCGATCCTCGATCCACTTGCCGCTCTCGTGGTGGCCATTGGCATTCTGCACACCGGCGTCGAAGTCGTCCGGGACAACGTCAACTACCTCGTCGGTGCGGCCCCGCCGGACGAACTCCGGAAAGAGATCCTTCGGACCGCTCTGGACCATCCCGACGTCAAGGGTGCACACGACGTAATCGCCCACTATGTCGGCCCTGAAATCGACGTGAGTCTGCACGTCGAAGTCGAGGGCCATCGAACGCTCCGGGAAGCCCACGACATCGAGTCGGCCGTCGTCCAGTCGGTCGAGGAACTTCAACAGGTCGACGACGCGTTCGTCCACGTCGATCCGAAGGAACTCGGCGAGTGGAAAACCGACGAGGCAGTCGATCAGTTGGTCGAGACGACTGAGGAGACCACCGACAGAGCCGACGACGGGCGATAG